The following are encoded in a window of Peromyscus maniculatus bairdii isolate BWxNUB_F1_BW_parent chromosome X, HU_Pman_BW_mat_3.1, whole genome shotgun sequence genomic DNA:
- the LOC143270797 gene encoding uncharacterized protein LOC143270797: MDHFTANTKRFAQVKEWIFRLTGFLCSLLSLGFGIILQSSQYWRLWEFDAEVVQLVYIGLWQAYYHREFHISGSVTRILVHSPVNSTWTISPEFRCAQSLILLAMFIKSVVVIFSSTTIRVSIVRASVPEIQILCYKCCVLILPLSSLCTALSVTWNHVVDLYGKTTLDFPPTFPVRKEDLIKKHHTHVFPIGILTATLSLFAMIMFLFEIRSLKLQSNLNAHGTSKQANQNA; the protein is encoded by the exons ATGGATCACTTCACTGCTAAcacaaaaag ATTTGCACAGGTGAAGGAATGGATCTTCAGACTGACTGGCTTCCTTTGTAGCCTCTTGTCGTTGGGGTTTGGAATAATCCTCCAAAGCAGCCAATACTGGCGCCTCTGGGAATTTGATGCCGAAGTTGTTCAGCTTGTGTACATTGGACTATGGCAAGCTTATTACCATCGGGAGTTTCACATCTCTGGTTCTGTGACCAGGATTCTGGTGCACAGCCCTGTCAACTCGACCTGGACCATTTCACCTGAATTTAGATGTGCACAGAGCCTGATCTTACTGGCTATGTTTATAAAATCTGTGGTGGTGATTTTTAGCTCAACGACCATTAGGGTTAGCATTGTCAGAGCCTCAGTCCCTGAGATTCAGATACTCTGCTACAAGTGCtgtgtcttaattctgcctctcAGCAGCCTTTGCACAGCTCTTTCTGTGACCTGGAACCATGTAGTAGATCTTTATGGCAAAACCACTCTTGACTTTCCACCCACCTTTCCTGTTAGGAAAGAAGACCTGATCAAAAAACACCACACTCATGTGTTCCCCATAGGGATCCTGACAGCCACCCTGTCACTCTTTGCCATGATTATGTTCCTCTTTGAGATCAGGTCATTGAAACTACAGAGTAACCTGAATGCCCATGGTACTTCCAAGCAGGCCAACCAAAATGCCTGA